One stretch of Cygnus olor isolate bCygOlo1 chromosome 1, bCygOlo1.pri.v2, whole genome shotgun sequence DNA includes these proteins:
- the ERGIC2 gene encoding endoplasmic reticulum-Golgi intermediate compartment protein 2 isoform X2, which translates to MRRLNRKKTLNLMKELDAFPKVPESYVETSASGGTVSLIAFTTIAFLTVMEFMVYRDTWMKYEYEVDKDFTSKLRINIDITVAMRCQYVGADVLDLAETMVASADGLIYEPVVFELSPQQKEWQRMLQLIQSRLQEEHSLQDVIFKSAFKSASTALPPREDNSLQSPDACRIHGHLYVNKVAGNFHITVGKAIPHPRGHAHLAALVSHESYNFSHRIDHLSFGELIPGIINPLDGTEKIASDHNQMFQYFITVVPTKLHTYKISAETHQFSVTERERVINHAAGSHGVSGIFMKYDISSLMVTVTEEHMPFWQFLVRLCGIIGGIFSTTGILHGFGRFVAEVIFCRFRLGSYRSTSRVWSHRKF; encoded by the exons ATGAGGCGACTGAATCGGAAGAAGACGTTGAATTTGATGAAAGAACTGGATGCCTTCCCAAAGGTTCCTGAAAGCTATGTGGAGACTTCAGCAAGCGGAGGAACAG TTTCTCTGATAGCATTTACAACAATAGCTTTCCTGACTGTAATGGAATTTATGGTGTATCGGGACACGTGGATGAAGTACGAGTATGAAGTAGACAAGGATTTTACTAG caagcTAAGAATCAATATTGATATTACAGTTGCCATGAGGTGTCAAT atgtgGGGGCTGATGTTCTGGACTTAGCAGAAACAATGGTTGCCTCTGCAGATGGCCTAATCTATGAACCA gTGGTGTTTGAACTCAGCCCACAACAAAAAGAATGGCAAAG GATGCTGCAGCTAATTCAGAGTAGGCTGCAGGAAGAACACTCTCTTCAAGATGTGATATtcaaaagtgcttttaaaagtgCTTCTACAGCATTGCCACCGCG GGAAGATAATTCATTACAGTCTCCAGATGCATGCAGAATTCATGGCCATCTGTATGTCAATAAAGTGGCAGGGAATTTTCACATAACTGTGGGCAA GGCAATACCACACCCTCGAGGCCATGCACACTTGGCAGCCCTTGTAAGCCATGAGT CCTACAACTTCTCACACAGAATAGATCATCTGTCATTTGGAGAGCTTATTCCAGGAATTATCAATCCCTTGgatggaacagaaaaaatagcatCAGACC aCAACCAGATGTTCCAGTATTTTATCACAGTTGTGCCAACCAAACTCCACACGTATAAAATTTCAGCAGAAACTCATCAATTTTCAGTGACAGAAAGG GAAAGAGTAATTAACCATGCAGCTGGCAGCCACGGGGTGTCAGGAATATTCATGAAATACGATATCAGTTCACTTATGGTGACGGTGACAGAAGAGCACATGCCTTTTTGGCAGTTCTTAGTACGTCTCTGTGGCATTATTGGGGGAATTTTTTCAACTACAG GAATTTTACATGGTTTTGGAAGATTTGtagcagaagttattttttgcCGGTTCAGACTGGGCTCTTACAGATCTACGTCG cGCGTATGGAGTCATAGGAAGTTCTGA
- the ERGIC2 gene encoding endoplasmic reticulum-Golgi intermediate compartment protein 2 isoform X1 — protein MRRLNRKKTLNLMKELDAFPKVPESYVETSASGGTVSLIAFTTIAFLTVMEFMVYRDTWMKYEYEVDKDFTSKLRINIDITVAMRCQYVGADVLDLAETMVASADGLIYEPVVFELSPQQKEWQRMLQLIQSRLQEEHSLQDVIFKSAFKSASTALPPREDNSLQSPDACRIHGHLYVNKVAGNFHITVGKAIPHPRGHAHLAALVSHESYNFSHRIDHLSFGELIPGIINPLDGTEKIASDHNQMFQYFITVVPTKLHTYKISAETHQFSVTERERVINHAAGSHGVSGIFMKYDISSLMVTVTEEHMPFWQFLVRLCGIIGGIFSTTGILHGFGRFVAEVIFCRFRLGSYRSTSVPLPDGHTSNHLPLSTDNNTH, from the exons ATGAGGCGACTGAATCGGAAGAAGACGTTGAATTTGATGAAAGAACTGGATGCCTTCCCAAAGGTTCCTGAAAGCTATGTGGAGACTTCAGCAAGCGGAGGAACAG TTTCTCTGATAGCATTTACAACAATAGCTTTCCTGACTGTAATGGAATTTATGGTGTATCGGGACACGTGGATGAAGTACGAGTATGAAGTAGACAAGGATTTTACTAG caagcTAAGAATCAATATTGATATTACAGTTGCCATGAGGTGTCAAT atgtgGGGGCTGATGTTCTGGACTTAGCAGAAACAATGGTTGCCTCTGCAGATGGCCTAATCTATGAACCA gTGGTGTTTGAACTCAGCCCACAACAAAAAGAATGGCAAAG GATGCTGCAGCTAATTCAGAGTAGGCTGCAGGAAGAACACTCTCTTCAAGATGTGATATtcaaaagtgcttttaaaagtgCTTCTACAGCATTGCCACCGCG GGAAGATAATTCATTACAGTCTCCAGATGCATGCAGAATTCATGGCCATCTGTATGTCAATAAAGTGGCAGGGAATTTTCACATAACTGTGGGCAA GGCAATACCACACCCTCGAGGCCATGCACACTTGGCAGCCCTTGTAAGCCATGAGT CCTACAACTTCTCACACAGAATAGATCATCTGTCATTTGGAGAGCTTATTCCAGGAATTATCAATCCCTTGgatggaacagaaaaaatagcatCAGACC aCAACCAGATGTTCCAGTATTTTATCACAGTTGTGCCAACCAAACTCCACACGTATAAAATTTCAGCAGAAACTCATCAATTTTCAGTGACAGAAAGG GAAAGAGTAATTAACCATGCAGCTGGCAGCCACGGGGTGTCAGGAATATTCATGAAATACGATATCAGTTCACTTATGGTGACGGTGACAGAAGAGCACATGCCTTTTTGGCAGTTCTTAGTACGTCTCTGTGGCATTATTGGGGGAATTTTTTCAACTACAG GAATTTTACATGGTTTTGGAAGATTTGtagcagaagttattttttgcCGGTTCAGACTGGGCTCTTACAGATCTACGTCG GTCCCACTTCCTGATGGCCACACAAGCAACCACTTACCTCTAAGTACAGACAATAACACGCATTAG